GGAAAATGAAGGCAGGTGACTTTGGTCCGCCAGCATAGTTTTCCACAATGAAGGAAATAGCCATCAAAATACCACCACCGATAACAAACGGCAACATGTGAGAAACACCATTCATTAGGTTTTGGTAAATTGAACCCCAGAAGCCCTTCTTAGAGTCATCGGATTCTTGTGCAGCTTGACCATCGGAATGGTAAACACTAGCCTTTGAATCAAGGATAGTTTCAACTAATTCGTCAGGTTTATTAATACCGTCAACAACAGGACGGCTAATCAATGGCTTACCGTCAAAACGGGGCATGTCAACTTTCTTATCAGAGGCAATGATAACACCCTTTGCCCGCTTAATTTCGTCAGCGGTCAACTTGTCCTTAACGCCTTCGGAACCATTAGTTTCAATTCGAACATCAGCACCTTGTGCTTTACCGGCCTTAATGATTGCTTCTTGTGCCATGTAAGTGTGGGCAATCCCATTAATACATGCAGTAACCCCAACAATTAACGGCTTGTCTGCATCACCGGTATTACTTGCACTAGCGGCTTGTTCTTTTTCGGCTTTTTTATCAGCATCGCTTTTTTGTTCAGCATCTTCAAATAGCTTGATTACTTCTTCAGGTGATTGGGCATTCTTTAATGCTGCAACCAAATCTGGGTTAATCAATAAGCCTGATAGCTTAGCCAAAGCTTGCAAGTGAGTATTATCAGCACCATCTGGTGCGGTAATCATAAAGAACAAATAAACTGGTTGGCCATCAAGTGAATTGTAATCAATTCCTTGTTCACTTTTGGCAAAAAGGACACGAGCCTTATTAATTGCCTTGTTACGAGCGTGTGGCATTGCAATGCCATCGCCAATACCAGTTGTTGATTCATTTTCACGTGCCCAAATCGATTTGATGAATTCATCTTCATCATTAACAATCCCGGTCTTGACTTCCAAATCAGCCATTTCCTTGATTGCATCTTCTTTGTTTGTCGCTTTAAGCGACATAATCATCGATTCAGGAGCTAAAATATCTTTAATTTGCATTTGAATTCTCCTTCATTACGAAATTTCTTCCACGTTAATTTGTGGTAAGACCGCTTCTATCTGGCTCATGACCGCAATATCCTTGGTAAAGGCTGTAGCAGCACCACAGGCCATTCCGATCCGGAAACTTTCAACCGGATCCTTAGTTTTAACATAAGTTCCGACAAAGCCCGCGATCATTGAATCACCCGCACCAACGGAATTAACAGCAGTTCCAACTGCACCTTTGGCGTGGTAGAAGTGATCTTGAGTAATCAAGTAGCCGCCCTTGCCAGCCATTGAAACCATGACATTTTGTGCACCCATGTCGAGTA
This genomic window from Lactobacillus panisapium contains:
- a CDS encoding PTS fructose transporter subunit IIABC — its product is MQIKDILAPESMIMSLKATNKEDAIKEMADLEVKTGIVNDEDEFIKSIWARENESTTGIGDGIAMPHARNKAINKARVLFAKSEQGIDYNSLDGQPVYLFFMITAPDGADNTHLQALAKLSGLLINPDLVAALKNAQSPEEVIKLFEDAEQKSDADKKAEKEQAASASNTGDADKPLIVGVTACINGIAHTYMAQEAIIKAGKAQGADVRIETNGSEGVKDKLTADEIKRAKGVIIASDKKVDMPRFDGKPLISRPVVDGINKPDELVETILDSKASVYHSDGQAAQESDDSKKGFWGSIYQNLMNGVSHMLPFVIGGGILMAISFIVENYAGGPKSPAFIFLNNAGNMAFAFMVPILSGYIAESIGDLPALMPGFVGGFMATVYSGAYGGAYVANVLTNAKSPAGFLGGLASGFIAGYLVVGLKKLFAKLPKSLEGMKPMLIYPILSLLLIALIMYYIVNPIFSTINFAITNFLNQMGTGNLVVLTTILAAMMSIDMGGPFNKAAYVFASGAFANDPHSTVAAVMMAAVMVGGMVPPFATAIATTFFKNKYTEDERRAGITNWILGFSFITEGAIPFAAADAGHVIPSCIIGSAVGGALVGFWRIGVPAPHGGLWVSPLANHILLYFVATIVGSIVAGVILGLWKKAIKTEN